A single Alphaproteobacteria bacterium DNA region contains:
- a CDS encoding bifunctional alpha/beta hydrolase/class I SAM-dependent methyltransferase → MRIAQEKTFATHDGVALFYRHWPAEGTPRGAVILLHRGHEHSGRVAHLADELDLQDFAFFAWDARGHGCSPGARGDSPSFAASVRDLQVFVEHIAATYGIAAQDMAVVAQSVGAVLAATWAHDYAPRIRCMVLASPAFKVKLYVPFARPALKLLESLWPGRFVNSYVKPRLLTHDPERIASYETDELVTRAISVKILTQLYEAAERVVADARAITVPTQVLISGADWVVHAGPQHKFFEELGTPTKERRVLPGFYHDTLGERDRSSAVGHARRFILDRFFEKPGRPSLLEADRWGHTRDEADRLATPLSLGTARGIYWAMTRFWLKVGGLFSRGIKVGHRTGFDSGSSLDYVYRNTPEGLGPIGRLVDRIYLYSIGWRGIRQRKVHAEEMIRAAMARLREQGRPVHILDIAAGHGRYVLEALTEGVQRPDSILLRDYSPINVEAGQKLIHSKALQDVARFVQADAFSTASFQGIDPAPTLGIVSGLYELFPENELVRRSLAGMASAIPEGGYLVYTGQPWHPQLELIARALTSHRQGQAWVMRRRTQEEMDQLVAEAGFEKIDQRIDGWGIFTVSLARRRGAA, encoded by the coding sequence ATGCGCATCGCGCAGGAAAAGACGTTTGCCACCCATGACGGCGTCGCGCTGTTCTACCGCCACTGGCCGGCGGAGGGCACGCCGCGCGGTGCCGTCATCCTGCTGCATCGCGGGCACGAGCATTCCGGCCGCGTCGCGCACTTGGCCGACGAGCTCGACCTCCAGGACTTCGCCTTCTTCGCCTGGGACGCGCGCGGCCACGGCTGTTCGCCGGGTGCGCGCGGCGACAGCCCGAGCTTCGCGGCCTCGGTGCGCGACCTGCAGGTCTTCGTCGAGCATATCGCGGCGACCTACGGCATCGCCGCGCAGGACATGGCGGTGGTGGCGCAGAGCGTCGGCGCCGTGCTGGCGGCGACCTGGGCGCACGACTACGCGCCGCGCATCCGCTGCATGGTGCTGGCGTCGCCCGCGTTCAAGGTAAAGCTCTACGTGCCCTTCGCGCGCCCGGCGCTGAAGCTGCTGGAGAGCCTGTGGCCGGGCCGCTTCGTCAACAGCTACGTCAAGCCCAGGCTGCTGACCCACGATCCCGAGCGCATCGCGTCCTACGAGACCGACGAGCTGGTGACGCGCGCCATCTCGGTGAAGATCCTCACCCAGCTCTACGAGGCGGCCGAGCGCGTGGTGGCCGACGCCCGTGCCATCACCGTGCCGACACAGGTGCTGATCTCCGGCGCCGACTGGGTGGTGCATGCCGGACCGCAGCACAAATTCTTCGAGGAGCTCGGCACGCCAACCAAGGAGCGCCGCGTGCTGCCTGGCTTCTATCACGACACCCTGGGCGAGCGGGACCGCTCCTCGGCCGTGGGCCATGCGCGCCGCTTCATCCTCGATCGCTTCTTCGAGAAGCCCGGCCGCCCGTCGCTGCTCGAGGCTGATCGGTGGGGCCACACGCGCGACGAGGCCGATCGTCTCGCGACGCCGCTGTCGCTGGGCACCGCGCGCGGCATCTACTGGGCGATGACGCGCTTCTGGCTGAAGGTCGGCGGGCTGTTCTCGCGCGGCATCAAGGTCGGCCACCGGACCGGCTTCGATTCCGGCTCGAGCCTCGACTATGTCTATCGCAATACGCCGGAAGGGCTGGGGCCGATCGGCCGGCTGGTCGACAGGATCTACCTGTACTCGATCGGGTGGCGCGGCATCCGCCAGCGCAAGGTGCATGCCGAGGAGATGATCCGCGCGGCCATGGCCAGGCTGCGCGAGCAGGGCCGTCCGGTGCACATCCTCGACATCGCCGCCGGCCACGGCCGCTACGTGCTGGAGGCGCTGACCGAGGGCGTGCAGCGTCCGGACTCGATCCTGCTGCGCGACTACAGCCCGATCAATGTCGAGGCGGGTCAGAAGCTCATCCATAGCAAAGCATTGCAGGACGTCGCCCGTTTCGTGCAGGCCGACGCGTTCTCGACCGCCAGCTTCCAGGGTATCGACCCGGCGCCGACCCTGGGCATCGTTTCGGGTCTCTACGAACTGTTCCCCGAGAACGAGCTGGTGCGCCGCTCGCTGGCCGGCATGGCCAGCGCCATCCCCGAGGGCGGCTATCTCGTCTACACCGGCCAGCCCTGGCATCCGCAGCTCGAGCTGATCGCGCGTGCGCTGAC
- a CDS encoding CDP-alcohol phosphatidyltransferase family protein, with the protein MTSLYALKPRFQALLRPMVGGLARAGVRANQVTVAAALGSIAVGVMALVWGRAMPWLFLLIPAWFLVRMALNAADGMLAREFGQKSALGAYLNELCDVVADAALYIPFIHGIPWGLPGVGAVVFLATMSEFAGVLGTMVGGERRYDGPMGKSDRALVFGALGAWVGLGGATPDWLGLLWAVVSVLIAWNIVNRVRAGLASAKP; encoded by the coding sequence ATGACCTCGCTGTACGCGCTCAAGCCGCGCTTCCAGGCGCTGCTGCGGCCGATGGTCGGCGGGCTGGCGCGGGCGGGGGTGCGCGCCAATCAGGTGACCGTGGCGGCGGCGCTGGGCTCGATCGCCGTGGGCGTCATGGCGCTCGTGTGGGGCAGGGCGATGCCCTGGCTCTTCCTGCTGATCCCGGCCTGGTTCCTGGTCCGCATGGCGCTGAACGCCGCCGACGGCATGCTGGCGCGCGAGTTCGGGCAGAAGAGCGCGCTGGGCGCCTATCTCAACGAGCTTTGCGATGTCGTGGCCGACGCCGCGCTCTACATCCCGTTCATCCATGGCATTCCATGGGGGCTGCCGGGCGTCGGCGCGGTCGTCTTCCTCGCCACAATGAGCGAGTTCGCCGGTGTGCTGGGCACCATGGTGGGCGGCGAGCGCCGCTACGACGGGCCGATGGGCAAGAGCGACCGCGCGCTGGTCTTCGGCGCGCTGGGCGCCTGGGTCGGGCTGGGCGGCGCGACGCCGGACTGGCTCGGATTGCTATGGGCGGTGGTCTCGGTGCTGATTGCCTGGAACATCGTCAACCGCGTCCGAGCCGGCCTGGCATCGGCGAAACCATAG
- a CDS encoding CoA transferase, translating to MRMPHGPLQGVKVVSCSTAQAGTVPYMLMADLGADVIKIETPDGGDGSRRMTVLPGMASTFFETNNRGVKSVTLNLKEPEGRAILHKLVAEADIFGQNFRPSAAERNGFGYEELRKINPRLVYVSISGYGTKGPNGHLPGTDSMAQALGGIAEAYSMPGLPMRTGIASVADESCAMLAFGGALAALTHARATGQGQKIELSLLGAVIRLMGWTFTTTMWRNQNPVTGQARITGTPARPGISASFNDKDGKPLVFQLTGPENWADAMKGLGFHERIKEAGFENLGVIIDNDDKRIELLALLDSLFATGSRDVWVKKLRDADIVSAPINTLLEASNDPDVIANGYVTHVEYPKLGKSLKVHGTPWQFSETPARPGIAPELGEHNEQALLAIGYSKEQIADLKARKII from the coding sequence ATCCGTATGCCGCATGGTCCGTTGCAGGGCGTCAAGGTCGTGTCGTGCTCGACGGCACAGGCGGGAACCGTGCCCTACATGCTGATGGCCGATCTCGGCGCCGACGTGATCAAGATCGAGACGCCCGACGGCGGCGACGGCTCGCGGCGCATGACCGTGCTGCCCGGCATGGCCAGCACCTTCTTCGAGACCAACAATCGCGGCGTGAAGAGCGTCACCCTGAACCTCAAGGAGCCCGAGGGCCGCGCCATCCTGCACAAGCTGGTCGCCGAGGCCGACATCTTCGGCCAGAACTTCCGGCCCAGCGCGGCCGAGCGCAACGGCTTCGGCTACGAGGAGCTGCGCAAGATCAACCCGAGGCTGGTCTACGTCTCGATCTCCGGTTACGGCACCAAGGGCCCGAACGGCCATCTGCCCGGCACCGATTCGATGGCGCAGGCGCTGGGCGGCATCGCCGAGGCCTACTCGATGCCCGGCCTGCCGATGCGCACCGGCATCGCCTCGGTGGCCGACGAGAGCTGCGCCATGCTGGCCTTCGGCGGCGCGCTGGCGGCGCTGACGCATGCGCGCGCCACGGGGCAGGGGCAGAAGATCGAGCTGTCGCTGCTCGGCGCGGTGATCCGCCTGATGGGCTGGACCTTCACTACGACGATGTGGCGCAATCAGAATCCGGTCACCGGCCAGGCGCGCATCACCGGCACGCCGGCGCGGCCCGGCATCAGCGCCAGCTTCAACGACAAGGACGGCAAGCCGCTGGTCTTCCAGCTCACCGGGCCGGAGAACTGGGCCGACGCGATGAAGGGCCTGGGATTCCACGAGCGCATCAAGGAGGCCGGCTTCGAGAATCTCGGCGTCATCATCGACAACGACGACAAGCGCATCGAGCTGCTCGCGCTGCTCGACAGCCTGTTCGCCACCGGCTCGCGCGACGTCTGGGTCAAGAAGCTGCGCGACGCAGACATCGTCTCGGCGCCGATCAACACCTTGCTCGAGGCGTCGAACGACCCCGACGTGATCGCCAACGGCTACGTCACGCATGTCGAGTACCCCAAGCTCGGCAAGAGCCTGAAGGTGCACGGCACGCCCTGGCAGTTCTCCGAGACGCCGGCCAGGCCCGGCATCGCTCCCGAGTTGGGCGAGCACAACGAGCAGGCGCTGCTCGCGATCGGCTACAGCAAGGAGCAGATCGCCGATCTGAAGGCGCGCAAGATCATCTGA
- a CDS encoding ATP-binding cassette domain-containing protein: MSAEPLLRVENVRKHFAFTKGILLSRTLGHVKAVDDISFDIRAGETLGLVGESGCGKTTTSRMILNLEEPTEGRILLEGEPIHGLRGNDLRSYRTKVQAVFQDPWSSLNPRMTAGRIIAESLIVTRWGDKEKIAARVAELLKQVGLRPDQAQQYPHEFSGGQRQRVALAAALASSPKLIVLDEPVSALDVSIRAQMMNLLKDIQAEGNVAYLLVAHDLATVRHMSDHTVVMYLGKIVEKAPTPDLFDDVRHPYTKALFSAVLIARANQQDEEIELKGEVPSPLNPPSGCRFHTRCPYVMPRCSQEEPPLRDVTRGHAVACHLY; encoded by the coding sequence ATGAGCGCTGAACCGCTGCTGCGTGTCGAGAACGTGCGCAAGCACTTCGCCTTCACCAAGGGCATCCTGCTGTCGCGGACGCTGGGCCATGTGAAGGCGGTGGACGACATCTCCTTCGACATCCGGGCCGGCGAGACTTTGGGTCTCGTGGGTGAATCCGGCTGCGGCAAGACCACGACCTCGCGCATGATCCTCAACCTCGAGGAGCCGACCGAGGGCCGGATCCTGCTCGAGGGCGAGCCGATCCACGGCCTGCGGGGCAACGACCTGAGATCCTATCGCACCAAGGTGCAGGCGGTGTTCCAGGACCCGTGGTCGTCGCTCAACCCGCGCATGACGGCCGGCCGCATCATCGCCGAGTCGCTGATCGTCACCAGATGGGGCGACAAGGAGAAGATCGCCGCGCGCGTCGCCGAGCTCCTGAAACAGGTCGGCCTGCGGCCCGACCAGGCGCAGCAATACCCGCACGAATTCTCCGGCGGGCAGCGCCAGCGCGTGGCGCTGGCGGCGGCGCTGGCCTCGTCGCCCAAGCTGATCGTGCTCGACGAGCCGGTCTCGGCGCTCGACGTGTCGATCCGCGCGCAGATGATGAACCTGCTGAAGGACATCCAGGCCGAGGGCAACGTCGCCTACCTGCTGGTGGCGCACGATCTCGCCACGGTCCGGCACATGTCCGACCACACGGTGGTGATGTATCTCGGCAAGATCGTCGAGAAGGCGCCGACGCCCGACCTGTTCGACGACGTGCGCCATCCCTACACCAAGGCGCTGTTCTCCGCCGTGCTGATCGCGCGCGCCAACCAGCAGGACGAGGAGATCGAGCTGAAGGGCGAGGTGCCGTCGCCGCTCAATCCGCCCTCGGGCTGCCGCTTCCACACGCGCTGTCCCTACGTCATGCCGCGCTGCTCGCAGGAGGAGCCGCCGCTGCGCGACGTCACGCGCGGCCACGCCGTGGCCTGTCATTTGTACTAG
- a CDS encoding TRAP transporter large permease subunit: protein MSSLWMFPALIAAILTGFPVALAMMSLAVIFGVQSFGLEGLQYQFIQKIEETATAQVLAAVPLFIFMGAMFQASGIASRLFDAIHMWTRRVPGGMAVGTVLMCVIFAATSGVVGATETVVGLLAIPAMLRYGYSKSLISGTICAGGSLGTIIPPSVLAVVIGPVASASVGNIMLGMFVPGFMLALAYIIYIVILCTLKPEYGPRLPKAADEPPLGAKLLLTGKVLVPPVVVIVAVLGSMMAGIATPTEASATGALGTVLLAVAYRRLSWTVLVDSTMRTVRITAMILTIVVCGQMFAAVFVGSGGLIILQEFLAEFAVGKWGLLFLVMFIVFVAGFMLEPLVVILMVVPITAPLIEAAGFDKVWFCVLFLVMLQTGYLTPPMAPSIFYLRGIAPPEITLRHMYFGIWPFIGIQLLVITLLVWQPRIVTWLPDAVLTGVR from the coding sequence ATGAGCTCGCTGTGGATGTTCCCGGCGCTGATCGCCGCCATCCTCACCGGCTTCCCGGTGGCGCTGGCCATGATGTCGCTGGCGGTGATCTTCGGCGTGCAGTCGTTCGGTCTCGAGGGCCTGCAGTACCAGTTCATCCAGAAGATCGAGGAGACAGCGACGGCGCAGGTGCTGGCCGCCGTGCCGCTGTTCATCTTCATGGGCGCGATGTTCCAGGCTTCGGGCATCGCCTCGCGCCTGTTCGACGCCATCCACATGTGGACGCGGCGCGTGCCCGGCGGCATGGCCGTGGGCACCGTGCTGATGTGCGTGATCTTCGCCGCCACCTCGGGCGTGGTCGGCGCCACCGAGACGGTGGTCGGCCTGCTGGCGATCCCGGCGATGCTGCGCTACGGCTACTCGAAGAGCCTGATCTCGGGCACGATCTGCGCCGGCGGCTCGCTCGGCACCATCATCCCGCCCTCGGTGCTGGCCGTGGTCATCGGCCCGGTCGCCAGCGCCTCGGTCGGCAACATCATGCTGGGCATGTTCGTGCCCGGCTTCATGCTGGCGCTGGCCTACATCATATACATCGTGATCCTGTGCACCCTGAAGCCGGAATACGGCCCGCGCCTGCCGAAAGCGGCCGACGAGCCCCCGCTGGGCGCCAAGCTGCTGCTCACCGGCAAGGTGCTGGTACCGCCGGTGGTGGTGATCGTCGCCGTGCTCGGCTCGATGATGGCCGGCATCGCCACGCCGACCGAGGCATCCGCGACGGGCGCGCTGGGCACCGTGCTGCTGGCGGTGGCCTACAGGCGGCTGTCCTGGACGGTGCTGGTCGACTCCACCATGCGCACCGTGCGCATCACGGCGATGATCCTGACCATCGTCGTCTGCGGCCAGATGTTCGCCGCCGTCTTCGTCGGCTCGGGCGGGCTGATCATCCTGCAGGAGTTCCTGGCGGAGTTCGCCGTCGGCAAGTGGGGCCTGCTGTTCCTCGTCATGTTCATCGTCTTCGTCGCCGGCTTCATGCTCGAGCCGCTGGTGGTCATCCTGATGGTGGTGCCGATCACCGCGCCACTGATCGAGGCGGCGGGCTTCGACAAGGTGTGGTTCTGCGTGCTGTTCCTGGTGATGCTGCAGACCGGCTACCTCACGCCGCCGATGGCGCCGTCGATCTTCTACCTGCGCGGCATTGCGCCGCCGGAAATCACCCTGCGCCACATGTATTTCGGCATCTGGCCCTTCATCGGCATCCAGCTGCTGGTCATCACCCTGCTGGTCTGGCAGCCCAGGATCGTCACCTGGCTGCCCGATGCAGTGCTGACAGGCGTCCGTTGA
- a CDS encoding TRAP transporter small permease subunit, with the protein MRALVRTVDGLSRFFGALAALLVIVLVVLMLYDVVMRYVFDAPTIWGNDLNTWLMGASFVLSIAYAMSTDSHVRVDLLYDRRTRPRIRYFDLAGLTLIVLPTVAFLSWGLYDHFLSALKSGERSGTGGWNPITWPFKLVMFVGFAIFTLQILAEIIKRIASLSGKPFEPPEEAADGHGV; encoded by the coding sequence ATGCGTGCATTGGTGCGGACGGTCGACGGCCTGAGTCGCTTCTTCGGGGCGCTGGCGGCGCTGCTGGTGATCGTCCTCGTCGTGCTGATGCTCTACGACGTGGTGATGCGCTACGTCTTCGACGCGCCGACGATCTGGGGCAACGACCTCAACACCTGGCTGATGGGCGCCTCGTTCGTGCTGTCGATCGCCTACGCCATGTCGACCGACAGCCACGTGCGCGTCGACCTGCTGTACGACCGCCGCACGCGGCCGCGCATCCGCTACTTCGACCTGGCCGGGCTGACGCTGATCGTGCTGCCGACCGTGGCCTTCCTCTCGTGGGGCCTGTACGACCATTTCCTGAGCGCACTGAAGAGCGGCGAGCGCTCCGGCACGGGCGGCTGGAACCCCATCACCTGGCCATTCAAGCTCGTGATGTTCGTCGGCTTCGCGATCTTCACGCTGCAGATCCTCGCCGAGATCATCAAGCGGATCGCCTCGCTCTCCGGCAAGCCCTTCGAGCCGCCGGAGGAGGCCGCGGATGGGCATGGCGTTTAG
- the dctP gene encoding TRAP transporter substrate-binding protein DctP, translated as MRVATLAVAATLSLGIGVAGAQQTVRTATSWPGGPHLEQFAQGFAKQADALTGGKVKFQIFPAGTIGSPLKITESVQKKVAPAGHTWSGYDWGIDKAAAIFGGYVGSPPAEALLHWIYAGGGIDLWKQWRMEKFGIVALPCGSHSDEIHMHSRKPVRTIEDLKGLKLRTSGAWAEVATMLGASTVILPGGEVYPALERGVVDAIEWATPGINHSLGFHKVAKYIILPGVHQPGAVLECVFDKALWEGFDANTRRQLEAAAKMSTIESWMNINMMDADALEKYKTEGVEIIRVEQSYLDGVAKATREWEDKYIAADGGWFKKVVEHQRAFMARWKPSTQYRTEFR; from the coding sequence ATGAGGGTGGCAACACTTGCCGTCGCCGCGACGCTGTCGCTGGGGATCGGCGTGGCCGGCGCCCAGCAGACCGTGCGCACGGCGACGTCGTGGCCGGGCGGACCGCATCTCGAGCAGTTCGCGCAGGGCTTCGCCAAGCAGGCCGACGCGCTGACCGGCGGCAAGGTGAAGTTCCAGATCTTTCCCGCCGGCACCATCGGCAGCCCGCTGAAGATCACCGAGTCGGTGCAGAAGAAGGTGGCGCCGGCCGGTCACACCTGGTCGGGCTACGACTGGGGCATCGACAAGGCCGCGGCGATCTTCGGCGGCTATGTCGGCTCGCCGCCTGCCGAGGCGCTGCTGCACTGGATCTATGCCGGCGGCGGCATCGACCTGTGGAAGCAGTGGCGCATGGAGAAGTTCGGCATCGTCGCGCTGCCCTGCGGGTCGCACTCCGACGAGATCCACATGCACTCGCGCAAGCCGGTCCGCACGATCGAGGACCTCAAGGGCCTGAAGCTGCGCACCTCGGGGGCGTGGGCCGAAGTTGCCACCATGCTGGGCGCCTCGACGGTGATCCTGCCCGGCGGCGAGGTCTATCCGGCGCTCGAGCGCGGCGTCGTCGACGCCATCGAGTGGGCCACGCCGGGCATCAACCACAGCCTCGGCTTCCACAAGGTCGCCAAGTACATCATCCTGCCGGGCGTGCATCAGCCCGGCGCCGTCCTCGAGTGCGTCTTCGACAAGGCGCTGTGGGAGGGCTTTGACGCCAACACAAGGCGCCAGCTCGAGGCGGCGGCCAAGATGTCGACCATCGAGTCGTGGATGAACATCAACATGATGGATGCCGACGCGCTCGAGAAATACAAGACCGAGGGCGTCGAGATCATCCGCGTCGAGCAGTCCTACCTCGACGGCGTCGCCAAGGCGACGCGCGAGTGGGAGGACAAGTACATCGCCGCCGACGGCGGCTGGTTCAAGAAGGTCGTCGAGCACCAGCGCGCCTTCATGGCGCGGTGGAAGCCCTCGACGCAGTACCGGACGGAGTTCCGGTAG
- a CDS encoding ABC transporter ATP-binding protein codes for MSRGRAQTILDVRDLHTHFFLRRGVVKAVDGVSFTLRRGEVLGLVGESGCGKSLTALSLMRLLPKGAARTVQGEIILDGENILKRTPAQMREIRGRKISMVLQDPQTSLNPVFSVGDQLREAIVRRAPAKLKEVMKQAVAALRRVDIAAPEERIGQYPHQMSGGMKQRVVGAIAISGEPEVLIADEPTTALDVTIQLQYLKLLKRLQRENGMAILFITHDFGVVARMCDRVAVMYAGRIVECGPVRQIFEAPQHPYTRALIASVPKMTGARGRLTAIDGQPPSLMDLPVGCRFASRCAHVERRCLEEYPGTTRIGADHTADCWKIGSI; via the coding sequence ATGAGCAGGGGCCGTGCGCAGACCATCCTCGACGTCCGCGACCTGCACACCCACTTCTTTCTCCGCCGCGGCGTGGTGAAGGCCGTCGACGGTGTGAGCTTCACCCTGCGGCGCGGCGAGGTGCTGGGGCTGGTGGGCGAATCGGGCTGCGGCAAGAGCCTGACCGCGCTGTCGCTGATGCGCCTGCTGCCCAAGGGCGCCGCGCGCACCGTGCAGGGCGAGATCATCCTCGACGGCGAGAACATCCTGAAGCGCACGCCGGCGCAGATGCGCGAGATCCGCGGGCGCAAGATCTCGATGGTGTTGCAGGACCCGCAGACCTCGCTCAATCCGGTGTTCTCCGTCGGCGACCAGCTGCGCGAGGCGATCGTGCGCCGCGCGCCGGCGAAGCTGAAGGAGGTGATGAAGCAGGCCGTCGCCGCCCTGCGCCGCGTCGACATCGCCGCGCCCGAGGAGCGCATCGGCCAGTATCCGCACCAGATGTCGGGCGGCATGAAGCAGCGCGTGGTGGGCGCCATCGCCATCTCCGGCGAGCCCGAGGTGCTGATCGCCGACGAGCCGACCACGGCGCTCGACGTCACCATCCAGCTGCAGTACCTCAAGCTGCTCAAGCGCCTGCAGCGCGAGAACGGCATGGCGATCCTGTTCATCACCCACGATTTCGGCGTCGTGGCGCGCATGTGCGACCGCGTCGCCGTCATGTACGCCGGACGCATCGTCGAATGCGGGCCGGTGCGGCAGATCTTCGAGGCGCCGCAGCATCCCTATACCCGCGCGCTGATCGCCTCGGTGCCCAAGATGACCGGCGCCCGCGGCAGGCTCACCGCGATCGACGGCCAGCCGCCCTCGCTGATGGACCTGCCGGTGGGCTGCCGCTTCGCCTCGCGCTGCGCCCATGTCGAGCGGCGCTGCCTGGAAGAGTATCCCGGCACTACACGGATCGGCGCCGACCACACCGCCGACTGCTGGAAGATCGGCTCGATCTGA